One window of the Zygotorulaspora mrakii chromosome 6, complete sequence genome contains the following:
- the ADK1 gene encoding adenylate kinase ADK1 (similar to Saccharomyces cerevisiae ADK1 (YDR226W); ancestral locus Anc_8.441) — MAQEDSIRMVLIGPPGAGKGTQAPNLVKRFNAAHLATGDMLRSQVSKGTELGLEAKKIMDKGGLVSDDIMVNMIKDELLNNAACKNGFILDGFPRTIPQAEKLDKMLAEQGRPLEKAVELKVDDDLLVARITGRLIHPASGRSYHKLFNPPKTDMVDDITGEPLIQRSDDNVDALKKRLNAYHEQTEPIVDFYKKTGIWEGVDAAQPPATVWESILKCIGKN, encoded by the coding sequence ATGGCTCAAGAAGACTCAATCAGAATGGTCTTAATTGGACCACCTGGTGCCGGTAAAGGTACCCAGGCACCAAATTTAGTTAAGCGTTTCAATGCTGCTCATTTGGCTACCGGTGATATGTTGAGATCGCAAGTTTCCAAGGGCACCGAATTAGGTTTGGAGGCAAAAAAGATTATGGACAAAGGTGGTCTTGTCTCTGACGACATTATGGTTAATATGATCAAAGACGAATTGCTAAACAATGCCGCCTGTAAAAATGGCTTCATATTGGATGGTTTTCCAAGAACTATCCCACAGGCCGAAAAGTTGGATAAGATGTTGGCAGAACAAGGTAGACCATTGGAAAAAGCTGTCGAGTTGAAAGTTGACGATGATTTATTGGTTGCTAGAATTACCGGTAGATTGATTCACCCTGCTTCCGGTAGATCTTACCATAAATTATTTAACCCACCAAAGACTGATATGGTTGATGATATAACTGGTGAACCTTTGATTCAAAGATCCGATGACAACGTCGatgctttgaagaaaagattaaaCGCTTATCACGAACAAACCGAACCAATTGTCGATTTTTACAAGAAGACTGGTATCTGGGAGGGTGTTGATGCCGCTCAACCACCAGCCACCGTATGGGAatccattttgaaatgtaTTGGTAAGAACTAA